The window tgttttgcgtatagttagtgacattgtgttcgtaaaattatttcgagtttaacgatggtgtcggaaaaatttaactcgttgcgagtgagAATATATGacacgttgaatatttgagtggagtttatttaagatattttatgaaaattttgatttgacactttaaccccctgttttgggggccgattttaaattttgaacaaagtgtgggggcgTTTGTGGTGTTATTTAAAAGAAAGGAAGGGGGGGAAAAGTGAAAAGACGAAAATGACCCtggtactattcatcatttttgtctagtAGTTAGTATGGTAATAAAAAAGATGTAGTTTTGCCCAACACTAACTGTTATTGATACTTGGAATGCAATCATAGGTTGCAGGGAATGCGTTTAACCCCGAATTGGTGATCTACAATGCTGGAACTGATATTTTGGATGGGGATCCACTAGGACGACTGAAGGTAATGCTAATTCTTCATTTTAACCATAAAATCAGAATATACAAAAAGGTGAAATTTAGTACAAAAATTAAGGCTGCGTCATGATTAGATGATCCGTTCTAATAGGTTAGTCCTGATGGGGTAAGCATTAGAGATGAGAAGGTATTCAGGTTTGCTCGTGATAAGAACATCCCACTTGTAATGCTGACATCAGGTTTAAAACATTCACTCTCTGTCTACCAACATATTTCGTTAAAGAATGAAAAATACTTTTAAAAAAATTAGAGGTAATGTAACAAAGTTTTACGTGTTCTTGTCTCAGGTGGTTATATGAAATCAAGTGCCAGAGTGATTGCTGACTCGATTATAAACCTCTCAAATAAATCTTTGATTACCATATGTGGCATCTAATCGTTTGCACATATAGGACAAAATTGTTGCAGTGTTGCACCCCTAATGTGTAAGTGAGGTTATTTGTATTATACAGTTTTTTATGTCCTGATCTAGTTGCTCATGTAGTTAAACACGAAATTGGCAGGGGACATATCTTTATAAGACAAACAACATGAACATTTGTTGCACATATGTGTAGATAATAATGTAATATAGAGTTGAATATTTATAGCTGATATAGCTAATGTAGAAGTACATGTTAGATACTTGTTTGATATTAAACAAGTATTTGGGCCGCCCGCTTTGCAGGGCCTGGGAGAGTTATTGGGCCTGAAAAATaggttggaaaaaaaaaaaaaaaaaagttctgggtctcgaacccgtgacctccagtAAGGGTACTATGCACTAAACCACAAAGCTGGCAACTCATTTGTTAAATGTGTTAGATGACTTTGTATATATATACTCCATTCCGAGCATTTACAAAAGACAAAATGGACGGGTCAAATCTACCCCTGGGTTTGGGTTTTATTACATATGTATCCTAATTGAACAGTGGGTCATGATGGCAGTATACTGGTCTATTGAAAACTTGGGGATGTGAAGCATATGAGTAGTGTGTTACTGTGTATATGTTATATTTAAGATATATCCTTTAAAATTAGAGGGTTGGTAAAAATGAAAAAGGTAATCAAAAGGGGTGAAATTTAACGTAATGTAAAAATGGGAGGGAGGGGGTTTAAGGTGAGCCAAAAAGTTTCAAATAAATAGTgtcattttttttgttttcttttgttttccaattgatactatatatataattttatttgaactTGAAAGCAATGACATTAAAGATTAGCAGGGACCATTAAAGTTCTGAGTGGTAATTCGTTGAAGAGGGTATCAAAACTGTACCATTTAACTGGGTCACTCGCATAACTGATGGTTTGGTTTCGTTTTTCGACGCAAAATAATTTGTGCGGCTCGGTTTATGGGTATGCCTAAATATTCAAATAACGTCAACATAACTACTCCTAAATAGGACTTGATATTAAAATCTTATTCGGCTTTGGTGTTTAACAAAGATAAAGGTAGCTTAGATGACAAGACTTGATTTTATTGGACAGGTTTATGTTTAAGTTCAAGTTTTCTACCCCTCAAAACGGAGAAGCTTTTCGTTGTTTAGGTCATTGGGGAGTCTTTTTGATTTAGATGTACATGTTCTAATTGATTGACTCAAATGTATATTTAGTGATTTATTACCGTTGTTATTTCTCGGCGTTTCACTTAAACCTCTTATGAGGATACCTCACCACTAGGTCATGGTTAAGTTTTGTAGCCACATTTTCTCCGACTAAATGAGTAAGTTGCATTTTCTTGGCCCAAGTCTAAACAAATGGTCAAAACTCAAAACAATTAACTAATAATTGATCCATCGTTCCAAAGTTGATTGACTGAACCTTCGATTAAAAGATACCATATTGTTTATGAGTTGGTTTTGAGCCATAACTACATCTAACAATCCCCTGTTCATTTATAGTGTATAGTGAAAGTACTCATTTTCTCTTGTATTGGCTTCTTTCTAAAACACAAATGTTTGTCATTGTAGCTTAAAGATCttatttcaatttttattttttttatgaactgCAAAGAAGAACCCCAAAAAACACAAAATTCGCATGGTTTGTTTCTTGTTATATGTCGATTCGCTTTCACCTTTCCCTTGATTCACTTTAATGGATTCATAATTGTACCTTAAcctctctttccttatacaaaatacaaaatattctatccatttattattatttgattcaTTATAATATGCCAGAATCTCATAACCTATGTTAGAATCTAGCTCATTAGAGCGAGTGTTTAACATCGCCATAACATTTGTCGAATAACAGGAAAAGTCTACACATAATTGGCACCATGTGTATTAAGAGTAATATTTATTGATATCGATGCCTCGTAGAGTCGTAAACATATATATCACATATTATAAAACTTTATTAGATATCCTAAATATTATTAAGTCGAGTGATGTAACATACTAACAAAAGAAAGTTGGTTACTTAAATCCATTCCATCAGATTTGCTAGAGACTTGGACCATAGAAGCTCTACATTAAACAAAATACACTGCAGCAATAAACATTTTCTAGCACATTGTACAACTACAAATCGATGCAATCGCCTCACCAAACCATATCTACCATCTCTTGATCAGGGACCGAGTTTCCAACTTCATTTTTACCTTGGAAACTGTCATCACACAGATTCTCGTGACAACATTTCATTACTTTGATCTGCTTTTGTACCTCCCCAAACCCTGCACTGTCACGTTTTCTTCTTCCGTTGATGCTTACAGGTGCATCCTCGACCATAGTTTTACAACCATTGACTTCATTGTTTATGCCCATTGACTTGTACTTCAACGCTTTAACATGCAACTCTGATATGCTGACATCACATATTTTTTGTCCCTGCTTTTCTAGGACCAACAGCCAGTCTGCAGAAGTTATGTGGAAGCTTGTTACATGAGTTCCAGTAAAGGTGGTAAAACAGGCGGGTCAGATGAGAAATAAGCAACGGTACAGGGGACACATGATAAGATTCAACGTACCAATAATGTCATTTGGGGAGGAAATATCAGGCGCTGTTGGTTTTATAGTAGTCATACCAGTGACCCACGAAATTATCTGATGTGGGAGCTGAGACCCAGTAAAGGCATTACGATAACAATCACCTCTTGCATTGTCACCATTTTCACTGTACCAAAGGTAATTACATATCACCATATGAACAACAGAATTCAAAGTTTTGTACAAAATACATTAGTGTCAGTTTACCAATGTTGCCCCACAAAACTCCACTGTCGTCTCGTTACTGAAAGGTATGTTAGACATTTAAGAATATCCAGACATTCTATAATTCAACAGGATTTTAGATCTTTGACTAATAGGCCAATAGGCAGGACTTACCTTGCAAAGTGGAATGCAGAGTTTGAGACAAACAACCATAGGATGACAAGCTCTTTGTACTTAACATCTGAAAGCTGAGAATAGGCATCACAGGTGAGAAACGAGCCCAAGTCCAAAGCAACCTCAAAAAGCAGTTGCCTGAGGAAGAGTTCATCCGTTGTAGACTGTACGAACATGTCAGAAGTAGATTAGTAACCATATGTCACCATTCCTGATTTGTGGATCATACACTGTGTTTTAGGTAAATTGATGGTATTAAATAACTGACCAAGAGCTCTGCGACGGGTAAACTTGGTTCCAACAGCAGTTTGAAAAGCATAACTGGATCAATGAAAAATATCAGAAACCATTACTAAGAGAATGAACCGCACTCTTTATCTAGCAACAGAAGTAATAGACAACTAAGCAAGTTCTTTTGTGTTAACTAAAATTGGTTACATAATAGTCACAACATGATTTTGATCCGCACAATCATCTATTTTGTCCATTCCCATTGCAGAAAAATAATCGTGTAGCACAAGAACATTATAATGCCTTTCTTGACCACCATCTGAAAGACACTAATGCAGTGAATACATTTGACTTCATAACTATTGTCATATCTAAACCAGTTAAAAGTAACGAAGACAGAATCTTTGTGTTAAAGACGTAATAACAATGAAAAAAACGGTCTTTGAAGACCTGAATACATTAAGTAAACATTATTCTTGTTCAATTAAGAGTTTGAGTCTATCACACTTGACTTCATTATATGGATCAGCCTTTACTGAGAGTATGTCATCTTTATACGTTAATGACAACCCTATTTTATCAATTTCCTTAAAACAAATAACAATAATACGGAATACAATATACAATATTAACGTTAAAACGGAATAAGTTAGAGTCAAGGATCAAGTGTATTCTCACCCACAAAGGTCGAATTCTTCTTGAATCCCTTAATAACCTGAACAGCATAACTCTTGACATCCTTACACAATTCCATCCGACAACTTCCAGAATCAAACATCAGACACAACCTAAACAAAAAAGCCTCGATCATAACAATCGCAGCAAGATAATCCATCCCACACTCCCCATCAATCCCTCGACGAATATCCTCATTCGAAAGAGGGAGAAACAACTGCAAACCATCTACACGACCTCCATTCTCCCTAACCTGATCCGCAATCCAAACCGGCACTACACCAACCCAATCCACCATCGATTTCTCCACCACCTGTTCTTCCACCAAAACATTTTCACAGCACATAAGAATGTAACTAACTATCGTATCCGTTAAACTCTCGATCTCAACGTTAACCCTAGAAATCTCAAACCTACACTTAACTAGAACATACAAAACCGGAGCAACAATAGACACTTGTTTAAAGTAACTACAATCGGACAGATTACGAAACGAAACTAACGAGTGAAACAAGTCCTTTACAGATAACAAATGAGTATGTGAATTAGTGACGTCAGTTGAATTAGCAGTATGAAACGTGAGTGCAGAGTAAAACCAGATGAACTCAAGCGGCGGATCAGTCATTGTTTGGATCAGACGGAAGAAGATTGAACTGAGTTCTGAGAAATCGGTTCGTCCGTTTTGGAATTCAACTAAAAAGTGGTAGATTGACTCGTTCAACATTGGTTGTAAATTTTCGTGTGATGGTGAAGTTAGGGTTTGTAACTTCATGCTATAATTAGAACGATTAAACAGCTAACAGATGTGGAATATGTAAGACTAGATTGTAAATTCAACTTAAAATTTTGACGAATTGTATAGTTTTTGATGTATGCTAAAACCCTAATTTGGTAATAAGAAGTAAAGTAACGAGGGAAGTTTTGGGGAATTTTTATTTTCCCCAACGGACGGAATTTGAATTCTTTACATTTTTTTTCTCATTTCAGATGATACttgtatatttgtttaaaaaaaataaaaattaatatggAGTATATAGCTTTAGTTACATAAGTAGTGGTAGTTGTATTGTATTGTATGAATTACTATAATTTTGAATAAATTAATCAATGGACATTATGAGAAGAGAATACACGAAAGTatgatttcaaaactttttttttttttttttttgaccaaCAACTATTacctttttaaatttattttttatcaataatttcttatgttattttattaaaaacaataataaaaGCTTAAAGTTCAATACCCTTATTGTCAAATAAAAACACCCTTAATTGTCCACAACATATATATACAGATCATTTTATTAAGACAACTCAGTCCAACAAAATTGTACAAAGGACTGTTCGAAGTTTGCTGACTAAAACTGACATAACCGTAGAAACTGTTGATGGTTAGGTCGGGCCCACCAACAAATTAAGATTGCGTATTAGAGGGTGGGTCATAGTGTAAAATTATGGTGGCAACTTGAACAAACTAGTCATGTTACCCTTTTTACGTATATTACTCGTTCCTCCTACTTCATTGTTGAGCCTGAGTTGTTCACAGTGTGGCAACTGAATCGATTTTACTAACCATCCACTGTTGTGTCTCCAATTTGTATAGTTTGAGGTTTCATATTTAATTCAACGGTTTTAAATCATTTATTGTCATGAAATATCTTTTGAAGAGTTTTCCATACATCATGGGTTGTTTGGAGTTGTGATTTTTAAAACCCGTTTGAGAAGTGcttttaatatatctatatatatatataatatatatatatatatactagtcaagggacccgtgaattcacgggtttagTGAAAACCTTAGTGATAAATTGCTATCTTAATAGAGAAATATTTACAGTAAAATTATCATAACCAATAACTCCATTATGAGTGCATATACTTTTTAACAAAGCCATAAGTTTGTGACATGTAACGTTTGGACACAAATAATTTGAAATACTCCAACCACTTGCATACATATCATTATTTCATCGACGTTTCTTTTCTCTACTTCACCAATATTATAATTATTCGTCGCAACAATGCCAGCAGTACTTCGGttgagtctttttttttttttatcaaaaagccTTTGATAACTGGGCATTCAGTCCCTGCAATGAAACACTTATTGTCAACCACCACAATAAAAATTGATATTAAGCACGTACCTAGATACTCATTTTGAAGATATGCAATAAGTAACTCAAATAGACTACCAACAAAAACCTTTTTGAATGCTACATACAACATCACCCCGTCACAATAGTATAATGAATCCAAAATGTATCAACAATCAACTATCAACTATAATATTCAAACAAAGCCACATAAACAAAAAGACATTAACATAGAAATTTTTAAGCAATTTATGACTAACAGAAAAGGTCATAACCTCACCTTAAATCAACCTATTATAAGTACCTTCTTTCTATTATTTAAATGACCCATCTCCAAGTGTTTATAATTTACATTGTAAATTATAAACATGAACTAATTAACGAATAAGAATCCTTAAAGTTATACTAAGAAAGAACCATCAGGTTGACACAAATCTCAGAAACATTA of the Rutidosis leptorrhynchoides isolate AG116_Rl617_1_P2 chromosome 5, CSIRO_AGI_Rlap_v1, whole genome shotgun sequence genome contains:
- the LOC139848329 gene encoding uncharacterized protein — encoded protein: MKLQTLTSPSHENLQPMLNESIYHFLVEFQNGRTDFSELSSIFFRLIQTMTDPPLEFIWFYSALTFHTANSTDVTNSHTHLLSVKDLFHSLVSFRNLSDCSYFKQVSIVAPVLYVLVKCRFEISRVNVEIESLTDTIVSYILMCCENVLVEEQVVEKSMVDWVGVVPVWIADQVRENGGRVDGLQLFLPLSNEDIRRGIDGECGMDYLAAIVMIEAFLFRLCLMFDSGSCRMELCKDVKSYAVQVIKGFKKNSTFVVMLFKLLLEPSLPVAELLSTTDELFLRQLLFEVALDLGSFLTCDAYSQLSDVKYKELVILWLFVSNSAFHFASENGDNARGDCYRNAFTGSQLPHQIISWVTGMTTIKPTAPDISSPNDIIDWLLVLEKQGQKICDVSISELHVKALKYKSMGINNEVNGCKTMVEDAPVSINGRRKRDSAGFGEVQKQIKVMKCCHENLCDDSFQGKNEVGNSVPDQEMVDMVW